DNA from SAR324 cluster bacterium:
CATGGAATTCTTTTTCTTTGCTAGCCTTTGGTCACTCTACAACTTCATCCATAAGGATGGTCATTTGAAATAAATCTTTCAACCAGATCTTTGGAAAATGTACTTATCTAGATTCTGAGCCTTGAATAATGTGCACAAGCGGTGCACAGAGATGCTCAAGGCAAGTAAATATCTGGGGTTTTGGCTGGTTCAAATCCAGTCACCCCGACCAGCCCACAAAAAAAATTATAATCTCCGTAGTCTCCAAAAAAATCTCCTAACTCGCAGTTTAATTCTACAAGCATCAATCCTACTTTTTGTTGAAGATCCTTTAATCAGAAATTTGATTGATATGAATTGTTGCACGTTCGCAGTGATCCCACAAAATTGTGGAATTAATAGAAAAAAATTCCAAGTATGGGCCTTGCATCTTTAATATTACTGTAATTCTTTCTAAGAATGTTGATGAAATTTACTCAAAACAGTGATGAATGAATGGCAGTAGGAAAAATCACAGTACCAAAGAAAGCAGCGATCCTCCTCCTGGCACTAGGTGAAGAGGGAGCAGCAGAGGTGATGAAAAACCTGGAAGAAGCAGAGATTCAGCAAGTCGGTTACTATATGACTCGCTTTAACGATATTTCTTCTGAGGAATTGGACCAAGTTCTTGAGGAGTTCTATCGACAGTCTGTGATGAGTGATGGAGGTGGAGACTTGATGGCTTCACCTGACTTCATCAAAAATGCCCTTGCTGCAGCCCTTGGACCTGAAAAAGCCAAGGAACTCAATGCTGCTATGAGTTCCCAAACAGATGACATGGGCTTGGAGGCGCTCAAGTACATCGATCCCATAATGATAGCTAATTACATCCGTACGGAACATCCACAGACCATTGCATTGATTATTTCGTATCTGACCGATATTGATCAGGTGGCTACTGTTTTGAGATCACTTCCAGAAAATTTACAGGCTGATGTCGTTTATCGTATTGCTTCATTGGATAGTATCCCCCCTGGAGTTGTCAACGAACTCAATGAGGTTTTGACCGATGAGATGAAGCAGGCTGGTAGTATGGTTACCAAAGTGGGTGGAGTGGCTCCAGTAGCCGAGATTCTTAATGCGATTGATAAAGCTTCGGAAACAAGAATTCTTTCGACGATCGAAGAGTCGAACCCAGATTTGGCAGAACAGATTCGAGAATTGATGTTCACCTTCGAAGACTTGACCTTGATTGATAGCAAGCAGATGCAGACGGTATTAAAGGACGTTGATAAGGCCGATCTTGCGATGGCTCTTAAAACCGCTAGCGATGCAGTGAAGGAACTGATTCTTAGTTCAATGTCCACGAGGGCTGCAGAGATGCTGAACGATGATCTTGAAAATATGGGACCTGTTAAAGTGGGGGATGTGGAAGGTGCTCAGCAGAAAATCATCAAAGTGGTCAAAAAACTTGAAGAAGAGGGCAAACTGATTATGGCTGGGGCTGGTGACGACGTAGTCTGAGTTCTGATCCTCTCTTTAGGGCCAATCAAGATGGCCCTTTCACTCTTCAAATCTTTAATCTATTGAACATCCACCCAAACACTTCCTCCTTTAGCTGATTCTACCATCGCTTGGACGATCTCGATCGAGTGGCAACCATCTTCAACGTTCGGATACCAACAAGCCATTTCGTCCGGACGATTTCCTTCATTCAATGCAGTGATGGTATCTCCTAAATCACGGTAAAGATTGGCAAAAGCCATCACCATCCCTTCAGGGTGGCCGACGGTGATGCGATTGGCTCGCTGAGCGGCTTCAGATAGATAATTCCCACCACGCTCCAAAATTTGTGTGGGCTGATTGAGGGGAGTCCAGAACAATTGATTGGGTTGCTCCTGAGTCCAGCGAAGTCCACCTACTTCTCCAAAAACCTGAAGAGTAAGGCCATGGGTTCGGCCAATAGCCAGACCACTGGTCCATAAACGTCCAATAGTTCCCTGGTTCATTCTAAAGGCTGAAAGGTTGTCATCTTCCAGTTGTCGGCTTTTTATCCCATGTCCGAAATCACTGGAGACAGATGTGACTTTTTGCCCTGTCACAAAGCAAGCCATATGAAGTGCATGAATCCCACAATCCACAGTCACTGCTGCCATCCCAGCTTGGTTAGGATCAAATCTCCAGCGAA
Protein-coding regions in this window:
- the fliG gene encoding flagellar motor switch protein FliG gives rise to the protein MAVGKITVPKKAAILLLALGEEGAAEVMKNLEEAEIQQVGYYMTRFNDISSEELDQVLEEFYRQSVMSDGGGDLMASPDFIKNALAAALGPEKAKELNAAMSSQTDDMGLEALKYIDPIMIANYIRTEHPQTIALIISYLTDIDQVATVLRSLPENLQADVVYRIASLDSIPPGVVNELNEVLTDEMKQAGSMVTKVGGVAPVAEILNAIDKASETRILSTIEESNPDLAEQIRELMFTFEDLTLIDSKQMQTVLKDVDKADLAMALKTASDAVKELILSSMSTRAAEMLNDDLENMGPVKVGDVEGAQQKIIKVVKKLEEEGKLIMAGAGDDVV
- a CDS encoding Gfo/Idh/MocA family oxidoreductase, giving the protein MKKLGWGLVGGGEGSQIGFAHRAGSIMDGKFQFLAGAMDIDPQKAIEFGIVQGLDKERCYGDWQEMLDKEKNREDRVQLVTVATPNATHHQISKAFMEAGFHVLCEKPMTMTVEEAKDLVEVSKKTGQICAVNYGYTGYPIVRQMRSMVENGDLGEIRVVVAEFAGGFMADAKDAENPRVRWRFDPNQAGMAAVTVDCGIHALHMACFVTGQKVTSVSSDFGHGIKSRQLEDDNLSAFRMNQGTIGRLWTSGLAIGRTHGLTLQVFGEVGGLRWTQEQPNQLFWTPLNQPTQILERGGNYLSEAAQRANRITVGHPEGMVMAFANLYRDLGDTITALNEGNRPDEMACWYPNVEDGCHSIEIVQAMVESAKGGSVWVDVQ